The DNA sequence TTATTAAATTGTTGAGGCATAAAAAAGTTAGAATACTCTTTTACAAGTTCTTCAGCTTTTTCAACAGCACCTTTCATTCCTTTATTACCTGGAGTAAGAACAAGCTCTGCTCCGAAACCTTTAAGTAGGTTTCTTCTTTCAAGACTCATCGAATCAGGCATAACTAAAATTAACCTATATCCTTTTGAAGCTGCTAGCATCGCAAGTCCAATACCAGTATTACCACTTGTTGGTTCTATAATAACTGTATCTTTATCAATATCCCCAACTTCTTCTGCAGCTTGTAACATACTTAATGAAATTCGATCTTTTACACTACCACCGGGATTAAAAGATTCTAACTTCCCATATACATTAACACTTTTTAAATCATCAATTTTAGTTAATTTAATCATTGGAGTATCACCTATTAACTCAGACACATTATTAACAATCACGCTTTCACCCCTATACCCTACAATATTTTAGGGTTATTATATCATATGAGAATTTAAATAACAATTGATAATCAGTTATTTTAAGTATTTCAATTCATCAATAATTTTATCTTTAACTTGATTACGTGTTAAAGTATCAGTCCAAACTAATATATCAGATTCGTAATAATATTTTAATCTCAAATTTAAAAGACGCTCAATTTCCTGTAACTTGTTTTCTGTATTCAATAAAGGACGATTATTATCTAATATCACTCTTTGGCAAATAGTTTCTGCCGTTGCTAGTAATGAAACTGTAATTGTTTGATTTTTTAATATTTGACGGTTTATAGAACGCTCGACAATACCACCACCTGTAGCAATAATATATGGGCCATCAGAAATTAAGTTAGTAAGAACTATACTTTCTATATCTCTAAACCATTGTTCACCTTTCATTTTAAATATATTAGCTATATCCATATTCGTTTCTTTTTCAATCTGTTTATCTGTATCTTTAAAACCTATACCTAACGATTTAGCCAATGAACAACCTATCGTTGATTTACCAACACCCATAAAACCTATTAAAGCAATATTTTTATCTAATGATATTAATGTCAATCTAATCATCCTATCTTCACTAATGTCTCGGGCTTTTATTAACTTTCTCTATAGCTTTAACTATTTCAGCTGTAACATCGGTTGAAAATTGTACCATCAGGGAATCTATTTTAGAGTAAATTTCTCCTTTTTCAGTAACGATATAACGTGGTGGTAGGTTATTTAAAGCAATAGCCATTATATCTTTTTTACAATGATCACAATTACAAATGCTAGAACGCTCAGCTAATAAAGAATTTAACTTTTTTAAAACAACATCTTCCATATAATTCTTTAAATTTAAATTACTCATTTCCGTCCCTCCTTGAAACTTTTAAAAACCAGGTAAAACTTCACTTTTTCTAATACGACCAGAGACTGCAGCTATGACAACATATTTTGTATCACCTTGTTTATTAGAAATACCAATAGTAGCCCCGCCCCAAGGCACTCCATCCGGAGCGAAAACAACCTCAGGATTGTAAAAGTCACTTCCCCCTGTGTTAAGTGTACTAAAATTTATACCATCTGGTAAATAATTTATTTTAGTTCTATTCGGTAAATGTAAAACATAGTAGTTTTGAGGTCCAAAATAAGGAAAACTTATTCTTGATAATTGTTCAGTTTTCAGTGCTTGCATTTTTACAAGTCTTAAATCTTGGTAAAGCTTATTATGTGCACCGTCAAGAACAAAGATATCTATGGTTTTTACAACATTAGGGTACAAAATAGAAATTATAATTGCTATTAAAATTATGACACCTAAGGTTTCAATCAAAGTAAATCCTCTTGTGTTATTAACTTTGCTTATTTTAATAACCTACTTTCTACCCGTAAACGGGTTTATTTTTCCAATATCATCTTCTGATGTTAATTTATTTTCCGGTAACAAATTATAGCCATCAAAATAGGTTTCTAAGTGTAAATTAACCGATAATATTTCACCAACATTTGTGCTATTAAAATTATTTAAATTTCTAATATGTATTGATCTGATATTGATATGCCTTTTAAAGCCTTGTATTTCTTCTAGCACATTATATATGTCTCTATACTCTCCTTCGACATGCCCCTTTATATCAACAGAAGAGATACAATCATCCATTTCATTAGTTTCAAATTCAAAGAAATCCAATTTTAAATTGTATTGTTCAAGTATGGAAAAAATCTGATCTATAGTATATTCTAATTCTTTTTTCCCTGGTATTAAGTTAGAAAGTATTTCTATATTTTGATCCTGATCAAAGTTTTGTAGGTCTTTTTTATTAATTTTAAGGACTTTTATATCATTATTATATTTTTCTATTTCAGATTTTTTCTCTTGAATTTCTTGTTGTAACGGTTGAAATAAAATATGCCAGAATATTGCAAATAAAATAACTAAAAATGTCAATAATATGATGACTCTTTCTCTTTTCGTCAATTTTTGAACGAATTTCTCAATCATTCAGTATCATCTCCTACTTTTGTAGGTATTTTTGCAATAATTTCGAAATAGTATATACCAACTTGTTCATTTATAGTTAAAATCTCTACATCGTAATAGTCAGTTCTTTTTCTTAAGTTTTGTTTAAAGTTCAAGACTCCAAAAACACTGTCTCCAAATCCTACTAGCTGTACCCTATTATCTTTTGCAATATATTCCTCTAAAGTAACGTCTCGAGAAATATTTAGATTTATTTGTTCTAAATAATTTGTCCAGTTTATTTCTTCTTGTAAAATATCTTCTAAATTACTTAATTTACTTTCCACGGTTTTTTTTAGTTCTTTTTTATCACCATATACTATTAAATCCTCTTGTAACTTCATTTCGTAGTTTTCTAGTT is a window from the Natranaerobius trueperi genome containing:
- a CDS encoding shikimate kinase; translated protein: MTLISLDKNIALIGFMGVGKSTIGCSLAKSLGIGFKDTDKQIEKETNMDIANIFKMKGEQWFRDIESIVLTNLISDGPYIIATGGGIVERSINRQILKNQTITVSLLATAETICQRVILDNNRPLLNTENKLQEIERLLNLRLKYYYESDILVWTDTLTRNQVKDKIIDELKYLK
- a CDS encoding late competence development ComFB family protein; amino-acid sequence: MSNLNLKNYMEDVVLKKLNSLLAERSSICNCDHCKKDIMAIALNNLPPRYIVTEKGEIYSKIDSLMVQFSTDVTAEIVKAIEKVNKSPRH
- a CDS encoding prepilin-type N-terminal cleavage/methylation domain-containing protein; this encodes MKISKVNNTRGFTLIETLGVIILIAIIISILYPNVVKTIDIFVLDGAHNKLYQDLRLVKMQALKTEQLSRISFPYFGPQNYYVLHLPNRTKINYLPDGINFSTLNTGGSDFYNPEVVFAPDGVPWGGATIGISNKQGDTKYVVIAAVSGRIRKSEVLPGF
- the pilO gene encoding type 4a pilus biogenesis protein PilO — its product is MIEKFVQKLTKRERVIILLTFLVILFAIFWHILFQPLQQEIQEKKSEIEKYNNDIKVLKINKKDLQNFDQDQNIEILSNLIPGKKELEYTIDQIFSILEQYNLKLDFFEFETNEMDDCISSVDIKGHVEGEYRDIYNVLEEIQGFKRHINIRSIHIRNLNNFNSTNVGEILSVNLHLETYFDGYNLLPENKLTSEDDIGKINPFTGRK